CGGTGACAAGAATCAGCAACAAAAAGATATAAGTAAAGCCAAGGAATATTGGGAAAACCATCTTTCTTCAAAGAAGGCAAAAAAATGAGACAGTATAGAAGTTATAAAGAACACTTAATTGAATCTCTCAAAGACCCTCTAGAAGCTTCAGCCTATTTAGAAGCTTGCTTAGAAGAAGCTTTAGAAACCAAAGAATTCGGCATATTTTTATTAGCCGTTCGCGACGTTATAGAAGCTCAAGGTGGCATTACTAATGTATCTGAAAAAATGGAAGCGGGCAGAGAAAGCCTATACAAAAGTTTAACCAAAGAATCTAAGCCCAGATTCTCAACAATTATGCTAGCTTTAAAAGCTTGTGGTTTTGGAATTGGAATTCATCCAAACAATTAGCTTTTCTTATAGAATTACCTCCCATTTAACTAAGGTGTGTCA
This DNA window, taken from Candidatus Protochlamydia phocaeensis, encodes the following:
- a CDS encoding DNA-binding protein, with the translated sequence MRQYRSYKEHLIESLKDPLEASAYLEACLEEALETKEFGIFLLAVRDVIEAQGGITNVSEKMEAGRESLYKSLTKESKPRFSTIMLALKACGFGIGIHPNN